From Bos mutus isolate GX-2022 chromosome 5, NWIPB_WYAK_1.1, whole genome shotgun sequence, one genomic window encodes:
- the BID gene encoding BH3-interacting domain death agonist isoform X1, with the protein MDLKVSNGPSPGDERTTSLLLLGFLQSCPHSCFQRELEALGHELPGHLFHDDELQTDGNRCSHFPLAAEAETDSERQEEAVREVARQLAQIGDRLEGSIRPGMVAGLASRFSVRSLSEEDRRQCLAAALEQLMQTCPPDMDHEKTQLLLTMLLAKKIADHSPALLRDVFHTTVTFINQNLLAYVRNLVRNQMD; encoded by the exons GTTAGCAACGGCCCCAGCCCTGGGGACGAGCGCACCAcgagcctgctgctgctgggctTCCTGCAGAGCTGCCCCCACTCCTGCTTCCAGAGGGAGCTGGAGGCGCTGGGTCACGAGCTGCCTGGGCACCTGTTCCATGATGACGAGCTGCAGACGGACGGCAACCGCTGCAGCCACTTCCCCTTGGCAGCGGAAGCGGAGACAG ATTCTGAGCGTCAGGAGGAGGCAGTCCGCGAAGTCGCCCGGCAGCTCGCCCAGATTGGGGACAGGCTGGAGGGCAGCATCCGCCCAGGGATGGTGGCCGGCCTGGCCTCACGCTTCAGTGTCAGGAGCCTGTCGGAGGAG GACAGGAGGCAGTGCCTGGCGGCTGCGCTGGAACAGCTCATGCAAACCTGCCCTCCTGACATGGACCACGAGAAGACCCAGCTCCTGCTCACCATGCTCTTGGCCAAAAAGATAGCCGACCACTCGCCAGCCTTGCTCCGAGATGTCTTCCACACAACGGTGACCTTCATCAACCAGAACCTCCTCGCCTACGTGAGGAACTTAGTCCGAAAT CAGATGGACTGA
- the BID gene encoding BH3-interacting domain death agonist isoform X2, with product MDLKVSNGPSPGDERTTSLLLLGFLQSCPHSCFQRELEALGHELPGHLFHDDELQTDGNRCSHFPLAAEAETDSERQEEAVREVARQLAQIGDRLEGSIRPGMVAGLASRFSVRSLSEEDRRQCLAAALEQLMQTCPPDMDHEKTQLLLTMLLAKKIADHSPALLRDVFHTTVTFINQNLLAYVRNLVRNMD from the exons GTTAGCAACGGCCCCAGCCCTGGGGACGAGCGCACCAcgagcctgctgctgctgggctTCCTGCAGAGCTGCCCCCACTCCTGCTTCCAGAGGGAGCTGGAGGCGCTGGGTCACGAGCTGCCTGGGCACCTGTTCCATGATGACGAGCTGCAGACGGACGGCAACCGCTGCAGCCACTTCCCCTTGGCAGCGGAAGCGGAGACAG ATTCTGAGCGTCAGGAGGAGGCAGTCCGCGAAGTCGCCCGGCAGCTCGCCCAGATTGGGGACAGGCTGGAGGGCAGCATCCGCCCAGGGATGGTGGCCGGCCTGGCCTCACGCTTCAGTGTCAGGAGCCTGTCGGAGGAG GACAGGAGGCAGTGCCTGGCGGCTGCGCTGGAACAGCTCATGCAAACCTGCCCTCCTGACATGGACCACGAGAAGACCCAGCTCCTGCTCACCATGCTCTTGGCCAAAAAGATAGCCGACCACTCGCCAGCCTTGCTCCGAGATGTCTTCCACACAACGGTGACCTTCATCAACCAGAACCTCCTCGCCTACGTGAGGAACTTAGTCCGAAAT ATGGACTGA
- the BCL2L13 gene encoding bcl-2-like protein 13 isoform X2 encodes MLLELTKRGQEPLGALLQFGVTFLEDHAAEYIIQQGGWGTVFNLESEEECPAGAAEDSNDIYILPSDSSTHVSPPESPSTATASWQAESLPVSLSASQSWHTESLPVSLGPESWQQVTVDPEEVKSLDSNGAAEKSENNSSNSDIVHVEREEIPEGVGEAAAPAPALMAAVPRASPTTSLFVELGEEEAEAAPAEASELERKGVLPPKSPAEPPSAPPSREEATGGQGALRVGPRPGDLEKAGPLPEGRSLLLLGGAAAMAILAVAVGLALALRKK; translated from the exons ATGCTTCTGGAGCTGACGAAACGCGGCCAGGAGCCGCTGGGCGCGCTGCTGCAGTTCGGCGTGACGTTCCTGGAGGACCACGCGGCCGAGTACATCATCCAGCAGGGTGGCTGG GGCACCGTCTTTAACCTGGAGTCAGAGGAGGAGTGCCCCGCGGGTGCCGCGGAGGACAGCAACGACATCTACATTCTGCCCAGCGACAGCTCCACGCACGTCAGTCCCCCGGAGTCGCCCTCCACGGCCACGGCCTCCTGGCAGGCCGAGAGCTTGCCCGTGTCACTGTCCGCCAGCCAGAGCTGGCACACGGAGAGCCTGCCGGTGTCCCTGGGCCCCGAGTCCTGGCAGCAGGTCACAGTGGACCCCGAGGAGGTCAAGAGCTTGGATAGCAACGGGGCCGCAGAGAAGAGCGAGAACAACTCCTCCAACTCCGACATCGTGCACGTGGAGCGGGAGGAGATCCCCGAGGGCGTGGGGGAGGCGGCCGCGCCGGCCCCTGCCCTGATGGCGGCCGTCCCCAGGGCCAGTCCCACGACGTCCCTGTTTGTGGAGCTCGGTGAAGAGGAGGCAGAAGCAGCCCCAGCAGAAGCTTCTGAACTGGAGCGGAAGGGGGTCCTGCCACCCAAGTCCCCAGCGGAGCCCCCTTCAGCCCCGCCGAGCCGGGAAGAGGCCACTGGAGGGCAGGGGGCACTCAGGGTAGGGCCCCGCCCAGGCGACCTCGAGAAGGCCGGCCCGCTGCCCGAGGGCAGGTCCCTCCTGCTCTTGGGAGGGGCGGCTGCCATGGCCATCCTAGCAGTGGCGGTCGGGTTGGCACTGGCTCTGCGGAAGAAATAG